In one Paenibacillus sp. JQZ6Y-1 genomic region, the following are encoded:
- a CDS encoding GNAT family N-acetyltransferase, which yields MVIDDKSYDIKGLSYIIRCAKPDDAESLAEVRLQIDGETENMDRRRGEAYMEPDGFAALIQNDLDNPTNLFLVAEANGRIVGYSRCEGSPLSRMAHKVEFGVGVIRDYWGHGIGRQLLDRSVEWSDETGIQKMTLHVIETNVKAIDMYKKVGFEIEGVLKRDRLLADGNYYNTIAMGRFRL from the coding sequence CGCTGTGCGAAACCGGACGATGCAGAAAGTCTGGCAGAGGTGCGCCTACAAATTGACGGTGAAACGGAAAACATGGATCGCCGCCGTGGAGAAGCATATATGGAGCCGGATGGATTTGCAGCACTGATTCAAAATGATCTGGACAATCCAACCAATCTGTTTCTAGTGGCGGAAGCCAATGGACGCATTGTGGGGTATTCTCGCTGCGAAGGCAGTCCACTTAGTCGGATGGCGCATAAGGTGGAATTTGGTGTTGGTGTCATCCGAGACTACTGGGGACATGGAATCGGCAGACAGCTGCTGGATCGCTCTGTGGAGTGGTCGGATGAGACTGGTATTCAGAAAATGACGCTGCATGTGATCGAAACCAATGTCAAAGCAATTGATATGTACAAAAAGGTCGGCTTTGAGATTGAAGGGGTATTGAAGCGTGATCGACTGCTGGCAGACGGTAATTATTACAATACCATCGCGATGGGACGCTTTAGATTGTAA